One window of the Osmerus mordax isolate fOsmMor3 chromosome 2, fOsmMor3.pri, whole genome shotgun sequence genome contains the following:
- the LOC136967368 gene encoding ropporin-1-like yields MSASEVPPELPKFIGKFTKEIVQYQPDDIIDFSIKGKINRSDLAVFWKLVNIEEDTLNHILALGQFEDQIEWDKFLASCCSYLGQTIKEALTQACYTMNSDPDCKPPDACVPFGTFQMLYKFLAEKDGNVLKEQIDGVLTHLRGKA; encoded by the exons ATGTCTGCTTCTGAGGTCCCACCTGAACTGCCAAAGTTCATTGGTAAATTCACCAAAGAAATTGTGCAGTATCAACCAGATGATATCATCGACTTCTCCATCAA AGGAAAAATTAATAGGTCTGACCTGGCAGTGTTCTGGAAACTTGTGAACATTGAGGAGGACACCTTGAACCACATCCTCGCTCTGGGACAGTTTGAAGATCAGATTGAGTGGGACAAGTTCCTGGCCTCGTGCTGCAGTTATCTTGGACAG ACTATCAAAGAGGCGTTGACTCAGGCCTGCTACACAATGAACTCTGACCCTGATTGTAAGCCCCCGGACGCATGCGTGCCCTTCGGAACCTTCCAGATGCTCTACAAGTTCCTAGCAGAGAAGGATGGAAATGTCCTGAAGGAACAGATAGACGGCGTACTGACACATCTGAGGGGGAAAGCGTGA